The stretch of DNA gtgtagacttttttttaatagcctcTGTATTTTTCATGCAACTTTTACACAATCCAATTAAAGTATAGTCCAGGTGAATAATTTGCAATTGAACAGCAGATTAATTGAAAATGTGAGTTTAAATGTAAGAACAATTGATAAAATACTCAAGATCATCTATCAGTATGACCCTCAAAATACAGTATTACCGCTGTAAAATCCCCAGCTCTCCTTTTACAAATAGTGGAATAAATAATGAACAAATAACATTTGTAGCTAAACCCAACGGAGCATGAAAATTCCCAGAAGAGCTTACCTATCTATGCCATAAATGTAGATAACAGCGACCATCTCACAGAGCCCGATGACCAAAAGAGGAATGGAGCCGGCCAAGTTGTCAAAAAGAGCCAACCAATAGTTTCCGGAGCGTGTGGCAAAAATAAGTCCAAACGCAAAAGAGATCGCACAAGTcacacctggaaaaaaaagcatgcatattcattcattttggataatatattatattacatgACATTCTGAAGGTATTTAAGATGAGAGCATCGATTTTACACCATCATTTTAGAGGCGTGTCTAAAGAAAaggatgtaaaaagaaaagaaaattaccACAGAAAACCTCTTTGGGCCAACTTCGGGGTAATAATTTGAGATCCTGCAGCGGTACGACCACTCCCTCCACGTTCCCAAACATGGTGGAAAGCCCGAGGCAGAAGAGCATGATGAAGAAAAGCACAGCCCAGATGGGAGAAACGGGCATCTTCATGATGGCCTCAGTGAAAACAATGAAGGCCAAACCCGTTCCTTCCACGCCCTGTGAAAGAATCCACCAATCATCAGCGCGTGGCCTACCATGCAGTCGTACCCCCTAAATTTTCTACGGACCTGACTGAGGAAAAACTGCATGTCACAATGCTGTATTTGCAAGTCTTTAACAACATTTGGGTTGCTTTGGTTGAGGAACAGAAGCATGTCGTTGTAGTTGCTCTCGGTGATGTTCTCCTCGGCTAAATCGAAAGCATTTGTCAGCTTCATGATGTTGCTGCAaaatagtgggaaaaaaaaaatgcaggtaaATGGGGGTGTCAAAGTATTCTCACACCTGTCGGAAACCAAAATTGAAGTTTTATGTGTAAACTTTTCCCAAAATGATTGAATTATAAACAACAATTCAATAAAGGGACATAAACAAGGCATATTTTGCATCATATGAATGGGAAAAATAACTTTATATCGTATACAATGAATGGTGAAATGAAGGCAGTTCCACAAGAGGGCGCACACTCCCCCCATAAATTCAAATGTTACTCTATTTCTAACTGCAAGCCAATATTGCAACTGGCAGAGACAACATCATTACTCACCCTCCAATGCAGTCATCATATTTTTCTGTGGCTCTAAAGCCGATAATGGAGTAGATGACCGTTGCAGAGAATACTGATGTGCAGCCATTGATGATGGAGATGAGAACGGCGTCCTGCTCGCAGTTGTTGCTGTCGTAGCAAGTGAAATATGACCATCAACAATCCACTCactgacatttattttttatattctatCAGGATGTTTACTCACTGAATAGAATTGTAACTGGAAAAGGAAATGAGACCCCCAAACGCCAAGGAGAAGGAGTAGAACACCTGCGCGCCGGCATCCAACCACGTCCCTGGATTCATCAACTCGTCGACCTGAGGTAGTCAAAACTTCCGTtaataaaatgacaaacatACCAATTTTGAGAATTGATATCATGAAACTCTCAAATGAAATCGGCCTTTTGTGGAAGAATCATAAAGCGTAATAGctcaataaaaatagaaatccaAAACTCTTATCAGTCCCGCAATTATTTTATGGTGGAGATTTCAACCGTGAAAACGTGTTTGGTGCCCAacactaaaaatataaatactataGTGCAGCATCATCATTCATGTTGGCCTTCAGACAAAAAATTTGGATAACTGCTCTTAAGTATCAATTTTAAAACCAACTAGCTCACTATAGTAAATCATTTCAAAAGTTATAGTTGTATGAATGGTTAATACTTACATCTGGAGTGAAAAGGAATTTGATTCCTGCCACTGAACCTTTAAGCGTAAGTCCTCTGATGAGGAAGATAGTCAGAACCACATATGGTAGAGTGGAAGTGATGTAAACCGCCTGTATGAGGTCAAAACAcagatatgaaataaaaatatgtttttttttgttagtttttttgccGACCTTGCCGCTAGTCTCGATCCCACGGATGCAGCAGACGTAGAGCACCGTCCAGGCGGCGACCAGGGAGAGCACCATCCACCACTGCAGACCCCCAGACTCATCAATGGAGGTGGACGTGTTGAGGGTTTCTCGATACCAGAAATAATCCACGGTGCTACTGCGCTCACATTCGGCCACCGGACCTACGGaaacaaaaagaccaaaaaGTTACCTTTGGATTAAGAAAATATGTCCTTCAAATTTAACCTTCATGTTCCTTAATAGTCCTACTCTGAGAAGACTGACGCCTGCTCCGTCAGGAAATGGACAGAAGATAACAAAATATACTATGATGATCATCTCATCGCAGCATAGTGTATTGTAGAAAtagtgtaattaaaaaaaaaaactgtttactTAGCTAAAGGCAATGAGTCACTCCAGTGAATGATAGGAATTTGGTGTTTATGGCAGATTGTAACGAGATAGTGCACACCTTCACATTTTAAGCCAAAGAACTGAATGGGTTTTATGGCCCTGACCTTGCAGTTTTACAATTATAGctgttggttgttgtttttaaatgaggtATTTATCATTCTACAGTTTTTCTCTAAAAGTGGAAATGACTGATTTACTCATGAAGTCATCAATGACAGTGAATATGACTATGGAGAGTGAAGTTGTGAACTTTTGAGCCATACCTGTGCGATTAGCATTGAGGGGACATTGACTCCATGGCAGGGGGTCCTGGAAGGAGTTAAAAAGGTACCACATGATCCAGGCCATGATAGTGTTGTAGTACATTCCCACCAGAAAGGACACCATCAAAGATGATATACCTGCAATAACAAGACAATTTTAGCCCAATTGCTCCTGGATGGTTAtggctggggggaaaaaaccacTACAGGGAACCCTATCTGCTTTTATGATATACTAGTTTGTGTTCAAAAATAGCACTTTGACTCCACCTTGAGGCAGTGAGAAAACCTTAGAATTTGAGGTGAGCATATTCATAAACtggaattggctggccaccaagtcagTGGAACCGAAAATGAATGTATCTTCCTAAATTTCTATCCTTGACAAATAGATGGGGTTCACTGCAAAGCAATTCTGCGTCAACTTGACTTACCAACTCCGGTCAAGTAAGGGTTTATTGACCTCCAGACACCAACGCTGCCCTT from Stigmatopora argus isolate UIUO_Sarg chromosome 21, RoL_Sarg_1.0, whole genome shotgun sequence encodes:
- the LOC144066804 gene encoding sodium-dependent neutral amino acid transporter B(0)AT1-like, translated to MKLKLPNPGLDDRIPSYGELEKLEVEEAGDRPKWDNKAQYLLTCVGFCVGLGNVWRFPYLCQSHGGGAFMIPFLILVILEGIPLLHLEFAIGQRLRKGSVGVWRSINPYLTGVGISSLMVSFLVGMYYNTIMAWIMWYLFNSFQDPLPWSQCPLNANRTGPVAECERSSTVDYFWYRETLNTSTSIDESGGLQWWMVLSLVAAWTVLYVCCIRGIETSGKAVYITSTLPYVVLTIFLIRGLTLKGSVAGIKFLFTPDVDELMNPGTWLDAGAQVFYSFSLAFGGLISFSSYNSIHNNCEQDAVLISIINGCTSVFSATVIYSIIGFRATEKYDDCIGGNIMKLTNAFDLAEENITESNYNDMLLFLNQSNPNVVKDLQIQHCDMQFFLSQGVEGTGLAFIVFTEAIMKMPVSPIWAVLFFIMLFCLGLSTMFGNVEGVVVPLQDLKLLPRSWPKEVFCGVTCAISFAFGLIFATRSGNYWLALFDNLAGSIPLLVIGLCEMVAVIYIYGIDRFNKDIEFMIGHKPNIFWQVTWRVVSPLIMVFILVFYLVTQVTKPLTYLVWDPESENFPTLDKRPYPPYISIIVFILAGIPSLAIPAVALFKCFQKKCCKCKDHSDDTVKTISGQIQMN